The following are encoded together in the Lactuca sativa cultivar Salinas chromosome 1, Lsat_Salinas_v11, whole genome shotgun sequence genome:
- the LOC111910819 gene encoding 26.5 kDa heat shock protein, mitochondrial, protein MAMFRFITQSHRSSLKTHQWTSQLLQHFTITTTTDHPEKPDTKEISISDSTRKPKLFSPKRRSRRSPWSRNNDRNFLPSLSGVGHAVVEAAANMNKLLENLSLSHLIRRFKEKDESYSIKYQMPGLSKDDVKITVEDGMLFIRGEHKEEEEEGDEEEYWTAARYGYYNTSLMLPEDAKVEEIKAEMKDGVLHVVIPKDDTKKKNVKEVKVG, encoded by the exons ATGGCCATGTTCCGTTTTATCACTCAGAGTCACCGATCATCTCTCAAAACCCACCAATGGACCTCTCAACTCCTCCAGCATTTCACCATCACAACCACCACCGACCACCCTGAAAAACCAGACACAAAAGAGATTTCCATCTCCGATTCTACCAGAAAACCCAAACTCTTTTCACCAAAGAGACGCAGCCGGAGATCACCTTGGTCGAGAAACAATGATCGGAACTTCCTTCCTTCTCTCTCCG GTGTTGGGCATGCCGTCGTGGAAGCGGCGGCGAACATGAACAAACTACTGGAAAACTTGTCTCTGTCCCATCTGATAAGGAGATTCAAAGAGAAAGATGAGAGTTACAGCATCAAGTATCAGATGCCTGGGCTCTCGAAAGATGATGTGAAGATTACAGTTGAAGATGGGATGTTGTTCATCCGAGGAGAGCataaggaggaggaggaggaaggagACGAGGAGGAGTATTGGACGGCAGCCAGATACGGGTACTATAACACTAGCCTGATGCTGCCGGAGGATGCTAAAGTGGAGGAGATCAAGGCGGAGATGAAAGATGGGGTGCTTCATGTAGTCATACCAAAAGATGACACCAAGAAGAAGAATGTCAAGGAGGTTAAAGTTGGCTAG
- the LOC111909640 gene encoding uncharacterized protein LOC111909640 isoform X1, translating to MFLVGALLRFGFVTAWLFHLVACMGCCLGCDAKHKLIKSQSQSQTQTRPMSKPCMADDTWTSSRFEMDNTRDPSLDSHDFINHGFLLWNQSRQQWIGNKRNRQRNKPREPRLSKNVTYDSLLGSNKPFAKPVPLSEMVDFLGDVWEQEGLYD from the exons ATGTTTCTTGTTGGAGCACTGCTACGTTTTGGATTTGTAACAGCTTGGCTCTTTCACCTTGTTGCCTGTATGGG TTGCTGTCTTGGATGTGATGCGAAGCACAAActgatcaaaagtcaaagtcaaagtcaaactcaaactCGCCCAATGTCAAAACCTTGTATGGCAGATGACACCTGGACAAGTAGTAGATTTGAGATGGACAACACACGCGATCCATCTCTTGATTCTCATGACTTCATAAATCATG GTTTTCTTCTCTGGAACCAAAGTAGACAGCAGTGGATAGGAAATAAAAGAAATAGACAAAGAAACAAGCCTCGCGAACCAAGATTGag TAAGAATGTTACCTATGATAGTTTGCTAGGTAGCAACAAGCCCTTTGCAAAGCCGGTTCCTCTTTCT GAAATGGTAGATTTTTTGGGGGATGTATGGGAGCAGGAAGGGTTGTATGATTGA
- the LOC111909640 gene encoding uncharacterized protein LOC111909640 isoform X2 codes for MSKPCMADDTWTSSRFEMDNTRDPSLDSHDFINHGFLLWNQSRQQWIGNKRNRQRNKPREPRLSKNVTYDSLLGSNKPFAKPVPLSEMVDFLGDVWEQEGLYD; via the exons ATGTCAAAACCTTGTATGGCAGATGACACCTGGACAAGTAGTAGATTTGAGATGGACAACACACGCGATCCATCTCTTGATTCTCATGACTTCATAAATCATG GTTTTCTTCTCTGGAACCAAAGTAGACAGCAGTGGATAGGAAATAAAAGAAATAGACAAAGAAACAAGCCTCGCGAACCAAGATTGag TAAGAATGTTACCTATGATAGTTTGCTAGGTAGCAACAAGCCCTTTGCAAAGCCGGTTCCTCTTTCT GAAATGGTAGATTTTTTGGGGGATGTATGGGAGCAGGAAGGGTTGTATGATTGA
- the LOC111909623 gene encoding phospholipase D alpha 1, which produces MAQILLHGTLHVTIYEVDKLHSSGGGNIFKKLVANIEETVGFGKGTAKIYATIDLEKARVGRTRKIENEVENPRWYESFHIYCAHLASDVIFTVKDDNPIGATLIGRAYVPVRDLLGGEELDRWVEILDTDKNPISAGSKIHVKLQFFDVTQDRNWNVGVKSGKYPGVPYTFFTQRQGCRVSLYQDAHVPDNFIPEIPLAGGKNYEPHRCWEDVFDAITNAKHFIYITGWSVYTGITLIRDTRRQKAGGDVTLGELLKTKASEGVRVLMLVWDDRTSVDVFKKDGLMATHDEDTENYFRGSEVHCVLCPRNPDDGGSFIQDLQISTMFTHHQKILVVDSAMPTPESQSRRVVSFVGGIDLCDGRYDSPFHSLFRTLDTAHHDDFHQPNYPGASITKGGPREPWHDIHSRLEGPVAWDVLFNFEQRWKKQGGKDILVNLRELDEITPPSPIMFPDDQETWNVQVFRSIDGGAAFGFPDTPEEAAKAGLVSGKDNIIDRSIQDAYIHAIRRAKRFIYIENQYFLGSSYGWEPDGIKGEDVGALHLIPKELSLKITTKIEAGEKFTVYVVVPMWPEGIPESGSVQAILDWQRRTMDMMYKDIIQALQAQGREEDPRDYLTFFCLGNREMKQEGEYIPSESPDPDTDYLKAQEARRFMIYVHAKMMIVDDEYIIIGSANINQRSMDGARDTEIAMGAYQPFHLSTRESARGQIYGFRMALWYEHMGMLDENFQNPENINCVKKVNQIAEKYWDLFASENLEQDLPGHLLRYPIGVDSEGNVTELPGTEFFPDTKARVLGAKSDYLPPILTA; this is translated from the exons ATGGCTCAGATACTGCTCCATGGCACTCTTCATGTGACAATCTACGAAGTTGATAAGCTTCATTCGAGTGGTGGCGGAAATATATTCAAAAAG TTGGTGGCTAACATagaggagactgttggatttgggaAAGGAACTGCCAAAATTTATGCAACAATCGATCTAGAAAAAGCCAGAGTTGGAAGGACGAGGAAGATTGAGAATGAGGTCGAGAACCCAAGGTGGTATGAGTCCTTCCACATTTACTGTGCTCATCTTGCTTCTGATGTTATATTCACTGTGAAAGATGATAATCCCATTGGTGCAACATTAATCGGAAGAGCTTATGTCCCTGTTCGAGATCTCTTAGGTGGGGAAGAACTAGACAGATGGGTTGAAATCCTGGATACTGACAAAAATCCCATAAGTGCGGGTTCCAAAATCCATGTGAAACTACAGTTTTTCGATGTCACTCAAGACCGAAACTGGAATGTCGGGGTCAAAAGCGGAAAATACCCCGGAGTCCCTTACACATTCTTCACTCAAAGACAAGGATGCCGTGTTTCTTTATACCAAGACGCCCATGTCCCCGACAATTTCATCCCCGAAATACCCCTCGCTGGCGGAAAAAATTACGAACCACACAGATGTTGGGAAGATGTGTTTGATGCCATCACAAATGCAAAACACTTCATTTACATTACCGGATGGTCTGTTTACACCGGGATTACTTTGATAAGAGATACAAGAAGGCAAAAGGCGGGAGGTGATGTCACACTTGGTGAGCTTCTAAAAACCAAAGCAAGTGAAGGTGTTCGTGTTCTTATGCTTGTTTGGGACGATAGAACTTCTGTAGATGTTTTCAAGAAAGACGGATTAATGGCGACTCACGATGAGGACACCGAAAACTACTTCCGGGGTTCCGAAGTCCATTGTGTTTTATGCCCTCGGAATCCTGATGATGGTGGAAGCTTCATTCAAGACCTCCAAATCTCCACCATGTTCACTCACCACCAGAAAATTCTCGTGGTGGATTCCGCAATGCCGACTCCGGAATCACAAAGCCGGAGAGTCGTGAGCTTTGTTGGTGGAATCGATCTTTGTGATGGGCGATACGATTCCCCATTCCATTCCCTTTTCCGAACTTTGGATACGGCCCACCACGACGATTTCCACCAACCTAACTACCCCGGTGCTTCGATAACAAAAGGTGGACCCCGCGAGCCGTGGCACGACATACATTCGAGGCTAGAAGGACCGGTTGCGTGGGACGTGTTATTTAACTTCGAACAAAGGTGGAAAAAACAAGGCGGGAAGGACATTTTGGTAAATTTACGAGAATTGGACGAAATCACCCCTCCGTCTCCGATCATGTTCCCGGATGACCAAGAGACATGGAACGTTCAGGTTTTCCGGTCAATTGACGGTGGAGCCGCCTTCGGGTTCCCGGACACACCGGAAGAGGCGGCGAAAGCCGGTCTAGTCAGTGGAAAGGACAACATAATTGACCGAAGTATACAAGACGCGTATATTCACGCTATCCGAAGAGCCAAACGCTTCATCTATATAGAAAACCAGTATTTCCTAGGAAGTTCATACGGGTGGGAACCCGATGGCATTAAAGGAGAAGATGTTGGTGCTTTACATTTAATCCCGAAAGAACTTTCGTTGAAAATAACGACTAAAATTGAGGCGGGCGAAAAGTTTACGGTTTATGTTGTGGTCCCGATGTGGCCGGAAGGGATACCGGAAAGTGGTTCGGTTCAAGCTATATTGGATTGGCAAAGGAGGACTATGGATATGATGTATAAAGATATTATTCAGGCTCTTCAAGCTCAGGGGCGTGAAGAAGACCCGAGAGATTATCTTACGTTTTTTTGCCTTGGGAATCGTGAGATGAAACAGGAGGGTGAATATATACCCTCGGAATCGCCAGACCCGGATACGGATTACTTGAAAGCTCAGGAGGCTCGGAGGTTCATGATCTATGTTCATGCCAAAATGATGATCG TGGATGACGAATACATTATCATCGGATCAGCAAACATAAACCAGCGATCCATGGACGGTGCTCGGGACACCGAGATAGCAATGGGAGCCTACCAGCCTTTCCATTTATCGACCCGCGAATCCGCAAGGGGTCAGATTTATGGGTTCCGTATGGCTTTATGGTACGAACACATGGGGATGCTTGATGAAAACTTCCAGAACCCAGAAAACATAAACTGTGTGAAAAAGGTTAATCAGATTGCTGAGAAATATTGGGATTTGTTTGCAAGTGAGAATCTTGAACAAGATTTGCCAGGTCATTTGTTGCGATACCCGATTGGGGTTGATAGTGAAGGTAATGTTACGGAATTGCCAGGAACGGAGTTTTTTCCGGATACTAAGGCTCGTGTTCTTGGTGCCAAATCTGACTACCTTCCTCCAATTCTTACAGCCTGA